One genomic region from Jiangella sp. DSM 45060 encodes:
- a CDS encoding sigma-70 family RNA polymerase sigma factor, whose protein sequence is MTTALTALPSIADGRRADHSAAYRRQRTREATVHTTTGETTGDFQQLAQPYRRELLAHCYRMLGSVHDAEDLVQETYLRAWRAYDRFEDRSSLRTWLYRIATNACLTALESRGRRPMPTGLGGPSTEPGGDLVERSEVPWLEPLPDVAIGAGGSDGADPASVVTSRESVRLALVAALQHLPPRQRAVLVLRDVLRWKAAEVADLIGTSTAAVNSMLQRAHAQLDKVAPSEDDAVEPLPPEREELLERYVTAFESYDIDALVRLLTADAVWEMPPFAAWFVGPADIGELIRVQCPMKRSGDIRIVRTSANGQPALAQYLRGDDDVYRPFAVQVVSAGPTGLTHIAQFFDVSLFPRFGLPDVLP, encoded by the coding sequence ATGACCACCGCGCTCACCGCCCTCCCGTCCATTGCCGACGGTCGCCGAGCAGACCATTCGGCGGCGTATCGTCGGCAGAGGACGAGGGAGGCGACGGTGCACACCACCACCGGCGAGACGACGGGCGACTTCCAGCAGCTGGCCCAGCCGTACCGGCGCGAGCTGCTCGCACACTGCTACCGCATGCTCGGCTCCGTCCACGACGCCGAGGACCTCGTGCAGGAGACGTACCTGCGCGCCTGGCGCGCCTACGACCGCTTCGAGGACCGCTCGTCGCTGCGCACGTGGCTCTACCGCATCGCGACGAACGCCTGCCTCACCGCGCTGGAGAGCCGCGGCCGCCGGCCCATGCCGACGGGGCTGGGCGGGCCGAGCACGGAGCCGGGCGGCGACCTCGTCGAACGGTCCGAGGTGCCGTGGCTGGAGCCGCTGCCCGACGTCGCGATCGGGGCCGGCGGCAGCGACGGCGCCGACCCCGCGTCCGTCGTCACGTCCCGCGAGAGCGTCCGGTTGGCGCTGGTCGCGGCGCTGCAGCACCTGCCGCCGCGACAGCGCGCCGTCCTGGTGCTGCGTGACGTGCTGCGCTGGAAGGCCGCCGAGGTCGCCGACCTGATCGGCACCTCGACCGCGGCCGTCAACAGCATGCTGCAGCGCGCGCACGCCCAGCTCGACAAGGTCGCGCCGTCCGAGGACGACGCCGTCGAGCCGCTGCCGCCCGAGCGCGAGGAGCTGCTGGAGCGGTACGTCACCGCGTTCGAGTCCTACGACATCGACGCGCTGGTGCGACTGCTCACCGCCGACGCCGTCTGGGAGATGCCACCGTTCGCCGCCTGGTTCGTCGGGCCGGCCGACATCGGCGAGCTGATCCGGGTCCAGTGCCCGATGAAGCGCTCCGGCGACATCCGCATCGTCCGCACGTCCGCCAACGGTCAGCCGGCGCTGGCGCAGTACCTGCGCGGCGACGACGACGTCTACCGGCCGTTCGCGGTGCAGGTCGTGTCGGCCGGCCCGACCGGCCTCACCCACATCGCCCAGTTCTTCGACGTGAGCCTGTTCCCGCGATTCGGGCTGCCGGACGTGCTGCCGTGA
- a CDS encoding TIGR03086 family metal-binding protein, with protein sequence MTGPPADAAELLERALGYTTVSLGLVRPDLLSRPTPCAGWDLGALLRHLNDSLLTLLEATDTGRVAAPAAVVMAGADADPVGTLRWRARTLLARCAAGSGPDVVGVGGRWLAARTVAATGALEIAVHGWDVARACGADRPLPPSFARRLLEVSSLLVDDVDRPARFAPPLSVRDGDGADVRLLAFLGRAAAQGVARGSLA encoded by the coding sequence GTGACCGGCCCGCCGGCCGACGCGGCGGAACTGCTCGAACGGGCGCTCGGCTACACGACGGTCAGCCTGGGCCTGGTGCGGCCGGACCTGTTGTCGCGGCCGACGCCGTGCGCGGGCTGGGACCTGGGTGCGCTGCTGCGGCATCTGAACGACTCGCTGCTGACGCTGCTCGAGGCGACGGACACCGGCCGGGTCGCCGCACCCGCCGCCGTGGTGATGGCCGGCGCCGACGCCGACCCCGTTGGCACGCTGCGGTGGCGGGCCAGGACGCTGCTGGCCCGGTGCGCCGCCGGGTCCGGACCGGACGTCGTCGGGGTCGGAGGGCGGTGGCTGGCCGCCCGGACGGTCGCGGCGACCGGCGCGCTGGAGATCGCGGTCCACGGCTGGGACGTCGCCCGCGCGTGCGGCGCCGACCGGCCGCTGCCGCCGTCGTTCGCGCGGCGGCTGCTGGAGGTGTCGAGCCTGCTGGTCGACGACGTGGATCGGCCGGCGCGATTCGCGCCGCCGCTGTCCGTGCGCGACGGTGACGGGGCGGACGTGCGGCTGCTGGCGTTCCTCGGCCGGGCGGCGGCGCAGGGCGTGGCTCGCGGGTCGCTGGCGTAG
- a CDS encoding isoprenyl transferase produces MGLSDLVYRIYGKRIKRQLDRGRLPQHVAVLMDGNRRWARALSAPTSSGHQAGAEKAREFLGWCDELDVNVVTLWMLSTDNLNRPEDELVPLLGIIENLIQDIAATGRWRVYPMGALDLLPPRTATVIKEAADRTRDLDGMHVNVAVGYGGRREIADAVRALLHEHAARGASIEEVAEVVTVEGIAEHLYTKGQPDPDLVIRASGEQRLSGFMLWQSANSEFYFCEALWPDFRRVDFLRALRSYSERERRYGR; encoded by the coding sequence ATGGGTCTGTCCGACCTGGTCTACCGCATCTACGGAAAGCGCATCAAGCGCCAACTCGACCGCGGCCGCCTGCCGCAGCACGTCGCGGTGCTCATGGACGGCAACCGCCGCTGGGCGCGTGCCCTCAGCGCGCCCACGTCCAGCGGCCATCAGGCCGGCGCCGAGAAGGCGCGCGAGTTCCTCGGCTGGTGCGACGAGCTCGACGTCAACGTCGTCACGCTCTGGATGCTGTCCACGGACAACCTCAACCGGCCCGAGGACGAGCTCGTCCCGCTGCTGGGGATCATCGAGAACCTCATCCAGGACATCGCCGCCACCGGGCGCTGGCGGGTCTACCCCATGGGCGCACTCGACCTCCTGCCGCCGCGCACCGCCACCGTCATCAAAGAGGCCGCTGACCGCACCCGCGACCTCGACGGCATGCACGTCAACGTCGCCGTCGGCTACGGCGGCCGCCGCGAGATCGCCGACGCCGTCCGGGCTCTCCTGCACGAGCACGCCGCGCGCGGGGCTTCGATCGAGGAGGTGGCCGAGGTGGTCACCGTCGAGGGCATCGCCGAACACCTCTACACCAAGGGCCAGCCCGACCCCGACCTCGTCATCCGGGCCAGCGGTGAGCAGCGGCTGTCCGGGTTCATGCTGTGGCAGAGCGCCAACTCGGAGTTCTACTTCTGCGAAGCCCTCTGGCCCGACTTCCGCCGGGTCGACTTCCTCCGGGCGCTCCGGTCGTACAGCGAGCGCGAACGCCGCTACGGCCGCTAG
- a CDS encoding hemolysin III family protein, which translates to MTFDEQVRDAVAAVKPRLRGWLHAGTFPVAVLAGVVLVIVAPTTQVRVSAAIYTVTAALLFGISAVYHRGRWSPRAQGVLRRFDHANIFLIIAGTYTPFTLLVLPENDGTLLLWLVWAGALLGVLFRVFWDGAPRWLYVPIYVALGWAAVFWLPEFATHGGAAVVTLIIVGGLMYTLGAIVYGTKRPNPSPRWFGFHEVFHAFTLAGFASHHVGIWLAAFGVGAVAAT; encoded by the coding sequence ATGACGTTCGACGAGCAGGTGCGCGACGCGGTCGCGGCGGTGAAGCCACGGCTGCGTGGCTGGCTGCACGCCGGGACGTTCCCGGTGGCGGTGCTGGCCGGCGTCGTGCTGGTCATCGTGGCGCCGACCACCCAGGTGCGGGTCAGCGCGGCCATCTACACCGTCACGGCGGCACTGTTGTTCGGCATCAGCGCCGTCTACCATCGCGGCCGCTGGTCACCGCGGGCGCAGGGGGTGCTGCGCCGGTTCGACCACGCCAACATCTTCCTGATCATCGCCGGCACGTACACGCCGTTCACGCTGCTCGTCCTGCCCGAGAACGACGGCACGCTGCTGCTGTGGCTGGTGTGGGCGGGCGCGCTGCTCGGCGTGCTGTTCCGGGTGTTCTGGGACGGCGCGCCGCGTTGGCTGTACGTGCCGATCTACGTGGCGCTCGGCTGGGCGGCGGTGTTCTGGCTGCCCGAGTTCGCCACGCACGGCGGCGCGGCGGTCGTCACGCTGATCATCGTCGGCGGGCTCATGTACACGCTGGGCGCCATCGTCTACGGCACCAAGCGCCCCAACCCGTCGCCGCGGTGGTTCGGCTTCCACGAGGTGTTCCACGCGTTCACACTGGCCGGCTTCGCCAGCCACCACGTCGGCATCTGGCTGGCCGCCTTCGGCGTGGGCGCCGTCGCCGCCACCTGA
- a CDS encoding phosphotransferase, translating to MLTDADRLLAGRDPDVPGLAVLLDPDALTAWLRSRWRGRPAPDAVTVRYLRYKPGTALVAAVELTWPGATRAGFVKAVAPSAAPKLAKLRGATVDDGRLLAFGAAADDRRLPGLARLGPGVRTLRYKPERRWVGVAGDRVVKVHRPPLPPSVVSDHQAVRAAGLPVPELLAARPRHGLVVYRWVDGEPLDRSRGGPDGATHRETGVLLRRLHDCAVVPARTRPPHRLELAGAVRAVAAVLPEAAAPAVATARAITGALAGADRPVVPVHGDFSADQVIAGPGGLAVIDLDRFCADDPAADLAGWAAAEIVAGRAAPDDRAAPILGELLDGYRPPPALLDRLDPLTAAALLRRAAEPFRTRQADWPRQVAAHVRRAHRLVAS from the coding sequence ATGCTCACCGACGCTGACCGGCTGCTGGCCGGCCGCGACCCGGACGTCCCGGGGCTGGCGGTGCTCCTCGATCCGGACGCGCTGACCGCGTGGCTGCGGTCCCGGTGGCGCGGCCGGCCGGCGCCTGACGCCGTCACCGTCCGGTACCTGCGCTACAAGCCGGGCACCGCGCTGGTGGCCGCGGTCGAGCTGACCTGGCCCGGCGCGACCCGGGCCGGCTTCGTCAAGGCGGTCGCCCCGAGCGCGGCGCCGAAGCTGGCGAAGCTGCGCGGCGCGACGGTCGACGACGGCCGGCTGCTCGCGTTCGGCGCCGCCGCCGACGACCGCCGGCTGCCCGGGCTGGCCAGGCTCGGCCCGGGCGTGCGCACCCTGCGGTACAAGCCCGAGCGCCGGTGGGTCGGCGTCGCCGGCGACCGGGTCGTCAAGGTGCACCGCCCGCCGCTCCCGCCGTCGGTGGTGTCCGACCACCAGGCGGTGCGGGCGGCGGGGCTGCCGGTGCCCGAACTGCTGGCGGCGCGGCCGCGGCACGGGCTGGTCGTGTACCGCTGGGTCGACGGCGAGCCGCTCGACCGGTCTCGCGGCGGGCCGGACGGCGCCACCCACCGGGAGACCGGCGTGCTGCTGCGGCGGCTGCACGACTGCGCGGTCGTGCCGGCCCGGACCCGCCCGCCGCACCGGCTGGAACTGGCCGGAGCGGTGCGGGCGGTCGCGGCGGTGCTGCCGGAGGCCGCGGCGCCGGCCGTGGCGACGGCGCGGGCGATCACCGGGGCGCTGGCCGGCGCGGACCGCCCGGTCGTCCCGGTGCACGGCGACTTCTCCGCCGACCAGGTGATCGCCGGGCCGGGCGGGCTCGCCGTCATCGACCTCGACCGCTTCTGTGCCGACGACCCCGCCGCCGACCTCGCCGGCTGGGCCGCCGCCGAGATCGTCGCCGGCCGGGCCGCTCCGGACGACCGCGCGGCCCCGATCCTCGGCGAGCTGCTCGACGGCTACCGACCGCCGCCCGCCCTGCTGGACCGGCTCGACCCGCTGACCGCCGCGGCGCTGCTGCGCCGGGCCGCCGAACCGTTCCGCACCCGGCAGGCGGACTGGCCCCGGCAGGTGGCGGCGCACGTGCGGCGGGCGCACCGGCTGGTGGCGTCGTGA
- a CDS encoding ABC transporter ATP-binding protein — protein sequence MAPRRADLRSALPGLRRTLRYLRPHLRPERWLLAGGFGCLLAEVAFRLIEPWPLKYVIDAVVAPAPDRSGIVTLLLLCAVALVAAAGLRALSAYLMTVCFALAGTRAMTAVRADVFAHVQRLSLRFHGSTKTGDLLTRLVGDVGRLQVVAVTAALPLLGNVVALLGMTAVMVVLDWRLALIVVAAFPVFVLASSRSSRKITSAARLQRRREGELAGTAGETLGAITVVQAYSLERILQRVFGADNQRALRDGVKASRLAAGLERKTDVLVGVATAAVLLVGGMRVLDGALTPGELVVFVSYLKGAFKPMRDLAKYTGRLAKAAASGERIVDLLETAPDITDAPHARPAPRFYGELRFDHVDLDYGTGERALRDVSLRIPGGCRVGLVGPSGSGKSTLAALVLRLYDPTGGTVTIDGHDLRDLTVASVRGQVAVVLQESVLFATSVRENIRYGRPDATDAEVEAAARVAHADEFVRRLEYGYDTVLGERGTGLSGGQRQRIAIARAVLRDARIVVLDEAATGLDQESSAAVRDAIRALTRGRTTLVISHVPEEVADCDVVVRLEAGRVVEYQRRTLPRRGEVVDAHRR from the coding sequence ATGGCGCCCCGGCGGGCGGACCTGCGCTCGGCGCTGCCCGGGCTGCGCCGCACGCTGCGCTATCTGCGCCCGCACCTGCGGCCGGAACGCTGGCTGCTGGCCGGCGGCTTCGGCTGCCTGCTGGCCGAGGTGGCGTTCCGGCTGATCGAGCCGTGGCCGCTGAAGTACGTCATCGACGCGGTGGTGGCGCCGGCCCCCGACCGGTCCGGGATCGTCACGCTGCTGCTGCTCTGCGCGGTCGCGCTGGTGGCCGCCGCCGGGCTGCGGGCGCTCTCGGCGTACCTCATGACGGTCTGCTTCGCCCTCGCCGGCACCCGCGCGATGACCGCCGTCCGCGCCGACGTCTTCGCCCACGTCCAGCGGCTCTCGCTGCGGTTCCACGGCTCGACCAAGACCGGCGACCTGCTGACCCGGCTGGTCGGCGACGTCGGCCGGCTGCAGGTGGTGGCGGTGACGGCGGCGCTGCCGCTGCTCGGCAACGTGGTCGCGCTGCTGGGGATGACCGCCGTCATGGTGGTGCTGGACTGGCGGCTGGCGCTCATCGTCGTCGCGGCGTTCCCGGTGTTCGTGCTGGCCAGCTCGCGGTCCAGCCGAAAGATCACGTCGGCGGCGCGGCTGCAGCGTCGCCGCGAGGGCGAGCTGGCCGGCACCGCCGGCGAGACGCTCGGCGCCATCACCGTCGTCCAGGCGTACTCGCTGGAGCGGATCCTGCAGCGGGTCTTCGGCGCGGACAACCAGCGGGCGTTGCGCGACGGCGTCAAGGCGTCGCGGCTGGCGGCGGGGCTGGAGCGCAAGACCGACGTCCTGGTCGGTGTCGCGACGGCGGCCGTGCTGCTGGTGGGCGGGATGCGGGTGCTCGACGGCGCGCTGACGCCGGGCGAGCTGGTGGTGTTCGTCAGTTACCTCAAGGGCGCCTTCAAACCGATGCGCGACCTCGCCAAGTACACCGGGCGGCTGGCCAAGGCGGCGGCGTCGGGGGAGCGGATCGTCGACCTGCTCGAGACCGCGCCCGACATCACCGACGCCCCGCACGCCCGGCCCGCGCCCCGGTTCTACGGCGAGCTCCGGTTCGACCACGTCGACCTCGACTACGGCACCGGTGAGCGGGCCCTGCGCGACGTCAGCCTGCGCATCCCGGGCGGCTGCCGGGTCGGGCTGGTCGGCCCGTCCGGGTCGGGGAAGTCGACGCTCGCGGCGCTCGTGCTGCGGCTCTACGACCCCACCGGCGGCACCGTCACGATCGACGGGCACGACCTGCGCGACCTCACGGTGGCCTCGGTGCGCGGGCAGGTCGCCGTCGTGCTGCAGGAGAGCGTCCTGTTCGCGACGTCGGTGCGCGAGAACATCAGGTACGGCCGGCCGGACGCGACGGACGCCGAGGTCGAGGCGGCCGCGCGGGTGGCGCATGCCGACGAGTTCGTCCGCCGGCTCGAGTACGGGTACGACACTGTGCTCGGCGAGCGCGGGACCGGGCTCTCCGGCGGGCAGCGGCAGCGCATCGCCATCGCCCGGGCCGTCCTGCGCGACGCCCGCATCGTCGTCCTCGACGAGGCCGCCACCGGGCTGGACCAGGAGAGCTCCGCCGCCGTCCGCGACGCGATCCGGGCGCTCACCCGCGGCCGGACCACGCTGGTGATCTCGCACGTGCCCGAGGAGGTCGCGGACTGCGACGTCGTCGTGCGGCTGGAGGCCGGGCGGGTGGTCGAGTACCAGCGCCGCACGCTGCCGAGGCGAGGGGAGGTCGTCGATGCTCACCGACGCTGA
- a CDS encoding glycosyltransferase family 4 protein, with the protein MRVAYVCADPGVPVFGSKGASVHVTEVLRVLVGLGARVDLFCRRTGGVAPPGLSGVRVHRLPAPVARDASARELELLGQAREIEAAVRAAGPFDLVYERYSLWNSATMGWARSAGVPAVLEVNAPLVDEQAEHRTLVHRDEALSVLRAAAMCATTVSCVTEPVADWVRSVAGPAPVLVQPNGVDVDRFRPAPGRGPHPFTVGFVGTLKPWHGVGVLAHAFALLRHECPEARLLVVGDGPGAPGLRASLEASGCAGSAELTGAVPPSAIPALLRTMDVATAPYPADAGGYFSPLKVYEYLATGLPVIASRTGQLPTVVRDGVDGVLMPPGDPAALARELIRLRRDPGRRRRLGRAARAGVERHQTWRAVVTRTLAAAGVGLDTPGRAVPETV; encoded by the coding sequence ATGAGGGTCGCCTACGTCTGCGCCGACCCCGGCGTGCCGGTGTTCGGGTCGAAGGGCGCGTCGGTGCACGTCACCGAGGTCCTGCGGGTGCTGGTCGGCCTCGGCGCGCGGGTCGACCTGTTCTGCCGGCGCACCGGCGGTGTGGCGCCGCCCGGCCTGAGCGGGGTCCGGGTGCATCGTCTGCCCGCGCCGGTCGCCCGCGACGCCTCCGCCCGCGAGCTCGAGCTGCTCGGCCAGGCCCGGGAGATCGAGGCGGCCGTTCGGGCGGCCGGGCCGTTCGACCTGGTCTACGAGCGGTACTCGCTGTGGAACTCCGCGACCATGGGCTGGGCGCGCTCGGCCGGTGTGCCCGCGGTGCTGGAGGTGAACGCGCCGCTGGTCGACGAGCAGGCGGAGCACCGGACGCTGGTGCACCGCGACGAGGCGTTGTCGGTGCTGCGGGCCGCCGCGATGTGCGCGACCACGGTGAGCTGCGTGACCGAGCCGGTGGCCGACTGGGTCCGGTCCGTCGCCGGGCCGGCGCCGGTCCTGGTGCAGCCCAACGGCGTCGACGTCGACCGGTTCCGGCCCGCGCCCGGGCGGGGCCCGCACCCCTTCACCGTCGGCTTCGTCGGCACCCTCAAGCCGTGGCACGGCGTCGGCGTGCTGGCCCACGCGTTCGCCCTGCTCAGGCACGAGTGCCCGGAGGCCCGGCTGCTCGTCGTGGGCGACGGGCCCGGCGCGCCCGGCCTGCGGGCGTCGCTGGAGGCGTCGGGCTGCGCCGGGTCCGCGGAGCTCACCGGCGCCGTCCCGCCGTCGGCCATCCCCGCCCTGCTGCGCACCATGGACGTCGCGACCGCGCCGTACCCGGCCGACGCCGGCGGGTACTTCTCGCCGCTGAAGGTGTACGAGTACCTCGCCACCGGGCTGCCCGTCATCGCCAGCCGCACCGGGCAGCTGCCGACGGTCGTGCGCGACGGCGTCGACGGCGTCCTGATGCCGCCCGGCGACCCGGCGGCGCTGGCGCGGGAGCTGATCCGGCTGCGGCGCGACCCCGGCCGCCGGCGCCGGCTCGGCCGGGCCGCCCGGGCGGGCGTCGAGCGGCACCAGACCTGGCGCGCCGTGGTGACGCGGACGCTCGCCGCCGCCGGCGTCGGCCTGGACACACCCGGCCGGGCCGTGCCGGAGACCGTGTGA
- a CDS encoding glycosyltransferase: MRRKLAGAAHAVTVSDWNAAYLADRYGAAAGRVHRVYNGLDLDAFPFAPDAADRPPVVAAVGRLVEKKGFDVLLDACRLLADAGREFRCQVVGTGLLEAELRDRSARLGLTGVVEFTGPLPQPQVRAVVRSAAVLAAPCVVGTDGNQDGLPTVLLEAMALGTPCVSTDVAGIGEVVRDETTGLLVPQREAGALASALARLLDDTALRTRLAAAARDLVEKEFDAVRQARELDELLVTPEPVP; encoded by the coding sequence CTGCGCCGCAAGCTGGCCGGCGCCGCACACGCCGTCACCGTCAGCGACTGGAACGCCGCCTACCTGGCCGACCGCTACGGCGCCGCCGCCGGCCGCGTCCACCGGGTCTACAACGGCCTCGATCTCGACGCGTTCCCGTTCGCGCCGGACGCCGCGGACCGACCGCCGGTCGTCGCCGCCGTCGGCCGCCTGGTCGAGAAGAAGGGCTTCGACGTGCTGCTGGATGCGTGCCGGCTGCTGGCCGACGCCGGGCGGGAGTTCCGCTGCCAGGTCGTCGGCACCGGCCTGCTCGAGGCCGAGCTGCGCGACCGGTCGGCCCGGCTGGGGCTCACCGGTGTCGTGGAGTTCACCGGGCCGTTGCCGCAGCCGCAGGTCCGCGCCGTCGTCCGCTCCGCCGCCGTGCTGGCCGCGCCGTGCGTCGTCGGGACGGACGGCAACCAGGACGGCCTGCCGACGGTGCTGCTGGAGGCCATGGCGCTCGGCACGCCGTGCGTCTCGACCGACGTCGCGGGCATCGGCGAGGTGGTGCGCGACGAGACGACCGGGCTGCTGGTGCCGCAGCGCGAGGCCGGCGCCCTCGCAAGCGCCCTCGCCCGGCTGCTCGACGACACCGCGCTGCGGACCCGGCTGGCCGCGGCCGCGCGCGACCTGGTCGAGAAGGAGTTCGACGCCGTCCGGCAGGCACGTGAGCTGGACGAGCTGCTGGTCACGCCGGAGCCGGTGCCATGA
- a CDS encoding glycosyltransferase family protein, which yields MTVQSLSGLGRARVALYSHDAQGLGHVRRNLAIAGALARIRPAPDVLVLTGAPEASALTRPPGCDIVGLPGMAKDEGGRYRSRHLSVPVGELVRLRSATIDAALRAFDPDLLIVDRHPWGFGRELVPILETLAERSRVVLGLRDVLDEPGRARHEWARDHASEAIERWYDQIWYYGDPRVHDATADLGLPDRLAGMVVPTGYLARGRHRRPHEVPPRPVGGPFVLGLVGGGADGWALARAFATAPMPVGHVGVLVTGPRMPHHRQAELRAIVRTRPELRVFEFVDEVESWVEGADAVVSMGGYNTVCEVIAAGPPLLVVPRVRPRTEQLVRAERLAAAGLLDVLHPDHLDPAALGGWLAGAAGPDGGRSAVRRPASTVDLDGLERIPALALPLIESAPARREEPGHVA from the coding sequence ATGACGGTGCAATCGCTGTCCGGCCTCGGACGGGCGCGCGTGGCCCTGTACTCCCACGACGCCCAGGGCCTCGGCCATGTCCGGCGCAACCTCGCCATCGCCGGGGCGCTCGCCCGCATCCGGCCGGCGCCCGACGTCCTGGTGCTCACCGGCGCGCCGGAGGCGTCCGCCCTCACTCGTCCGCCGGGCTGCGACATCGTCGGCCTGCCGGGGATGGCCAAGGACGAGGGCGGCCGGTACCGCTCGCGGCATCTGTCGGTGCCGGTGGGCGAACTGGTCCGGCTCCGGTCCGCGACCATCGACGCGGCGCTGCGGGCGTTCGACCCGGACCTGCTGATCGTCGACCGGCACCCGTGGGGCTTCGGCCGCGAGCTGGTGCCGATCCTCGAGACGCTGGCCGAGCGCAGCCGGGTGGTGCTCGGCCTGCGCGACGTCCTCGACGAGCCGGGCCGGGCGCGGCACGAGTGGGCGCGCGACCACGCATCCGAGGCGATCGAGCGCTGGTACGACCAGATCTGGTACTACGGCGACCCGCGCGTGCACGACGCGACGGCCGACCTCGGGCTGCCGGACCGGCTGGCCGGCATGGTGGTCCCGACGGGGTACCTGGCGCGCGGGCGGCACCGGCGCCCGCACGAGGTGCCGCCCCGGCCGGTCGGCGGCCCGTTCGTGCTCGGCCTGGTCGGCGGCGGCGCCGACGGCTGGGCGCTGGCCCGGGCGTTCGCGACGGCGCCGATGCCGGTCGGTCACGTCGGCGTGCTGGTCACCGGCCCGCGGATGCCGCACCACCGGCAGGCCGAGCTGCGCGCGATCGTGCGGACCCGGCCGGAGCTGCGGGTGTTCGAGTTCGTCGACGAGGTCGAGTCGTGGGTGGAGGGCGCCGACGCCGTCGTCTCGATGGGCGGCTACAACACCGTCTGCGAGGTGATCGCGGCCGGGCCGCCGCTGCTGGTGGTGCCCCGCGTGCGGCCACGGACCGAGCAGCTGGTCCGGGCCGAGCGGCTGGCCGCCGCCGGGCTGCTGGACGTGCTGCACCCGGACCACCTCGACCCGGCCGCGCTGGGCGGGTGGCTGGCCGGCGCGGCCGGCCCGGACGGCGGCCGGTCCGCCGTCCGGCGCCCGGCGTCCACCGTCGACCTGGATGGGCTCGAGCGCATCCCCGCGCTCGCGCTGCCGCTGATCGAGTCCGCGCCCGCCCGCCGTGAGGAGCCCGGCCATGTCGCCTGA